Proteins co-encoded in one Halorussus vallis genomic window:
- a CDS encoding cobyric acid synthase: MTRTVLVAGTESHAGKSTVAAGLCRLLTRRGVSVAPYKAQNMSNNARAVVDPDGGWGEIGVSQYVQARAARIAPTTEMNPVLLKPRGDGESQLVIRGRAVEHVPAGAYYERRWEDARSAAVDAYERLAARHEVVVAEGAGSIAEINLRERDLANLETARFADAAVLLVVNVERGGAFASLYGTLELMPEDVRDRVRGAVITKFRGDPALLDSGIEEIEDRTGVPILGVLPYDDPGLPEEDSVSLPAEGESTVVGGDDGVPDDESVTVGVPRLPRISNFTDLEPLAAEPGVRVAYLPLDADLADVDADAVVLPGTKNTVDDLLALREAGFGEALGRFSGPVVGLCGGYQMLGERITNADVEGTGDRQEVAGFGILPVETRFSAAKRVEPVEREVTGIGPFAGADGRVAGYEIHAGETTPTGPVERPFGGEGESGGEGAATDRVLGTYLHGVFENESVRAAFLETVFESAGKSCPTASGDGESGRANPYDAAADLLADNLDARELFSRLGVDAGDRPA, encoded by the coding sequence GTGACTCGGACGGTGCTGGTCGCCGGAACCGAGAGCCACGCCGGCAAGAGCACCGTCGCCGCCGGCCTGTGTCGCCTGCTGACGCGTCGGGGCGTCTCGGTCGCGCCGTACAAGGCCCAGAACATGAGCAACAACGCCCGGGCGGTCGTCGACCCCGACGGCGGGTGGGGAGAAATCGGCGTCTCCCAGTACGTCCAGGCGCGGGCCGCCCGAATCGCGCCCACGACCGAGATGAACCCCGTCCTCCTGAAACCCCGCGGCGACGGCGAGAGCCAACTCGTGATTCGTGGCCGGGCGGTCGAGCACGTCCCCGCGGGCGCGTACTACGAGCGCCGCTGGGAGGACGCCCGGAGCGCGGCCGTCGACGCCTACGAGCGACTGGCGGCCCGCCACGAGGTCGTCGTCGCCGAAGGCGCCGGAAGCATCGCCGAGATCAACCTCCGCGAGCGCGACCTCGCGAACCTCGAAACCGCGCGGTTCGCCGACGCCGCGGTCCTCCTGGTCGTGAACGTCGAGCGCGGCGGCGCGTTCGCCAGCCTCTACGGCACCCTCGAACTGATGCCCGAGGACGTCCGCGACCGGGTCCGCGGGGCGGTCATCACCAAGTTCCGGGGCGACCCCGCGCTCCTCGACTCGGGCATCGAGGAGATCGAGGACCGGACCGGCGTGCCAATTCTGGGCGTCCTGCCCTACGACGACCCCGGACTCCCCGAGGAGGACAGCGTCTCGCTCCCCGCGGAAGGCGAGTCGACCGTCGTCGGGGGAGACGACGGCGTGCCGGACGACGAATCCGTGACGGTCGGGGTCCCCCGACTTCCCCGCATCTCGAACTTCACCGACCTCGAACCGCTGGCGGCCGAACCCGGCGTCCGAGTGGCGTACCTCCCGCTCGACGCCGACCTCGCCGACGTCGACGCCGACGCCGTCGTGCTCCCGGGGACGAAGAACACGGTCGACGACCTGCTCGCGCTCCGCGAGGCCGGGTTCGGCGAGGCGCTCGGCCGATTCTCGGGACCCGTCGTGGGGCTCTGCGGCGGCTACCAGATGCTCGGCGAGCGCATCACGAACGCCGACGTCGAGGGGACCGGCGACCGGCAGGAGGTCGCCGGCTTCGGTATCCTGCCGGTCGAGACGCGCTTCTCCGCGGCAAAGCGGGTCGAACCCGTCGAGCGCGAGGTGACGGGCATCGGCCCGTTCGCCGGGGCTGACGGGCGGGTCGCCGGCTACGAGATTCACGCCGGCGAGACGACGCCGACGGGACCGGTCGAGCGCCCGTTCGGAGGCGAGGGTGAGAGCGGTGGCGAGGGCGCGGCGACAGACCGCGTACTCGGCACGTACCTCCACGGCGTCTTCGAGAACGAGAGCGTCCGGGCGGCGTTTCTGGAGACGGTCTTCGAATCGGCCGGGAAATCGTGCCCGACGGCCAGCGGCGACGGCGAGTCGGGACGAGCGAATCCGTACGACGCGGCCGCGGACCTGCTCGCCGACAACCTCGACGCCCGAGAGCTGTTCTCGCGCCTCGGCGTCGACGCCGGCGACCGCCCGGCCTGA
- a CDS encoding cob(I)yrinic acid a,c-diamide adenosyltransferase translates to MTESIDDTMTDENTDETETDREARLERTPGEGRTPEARDIEPSAPEEFGLVQVWWGDGKGKTTAAMGMGFRAAGHGYRVHMLQFMKGGASSVEAVRGEYNAIEHFPGYSYENTGHYGWHGFLDGSDDDEHAAKASAGFARAEELVAAADEADLGEPLAPDGPPEDGVHMLVLDEILYAVDRDLLDPDDVLDLVHSKPEGLELVLTGSHERPDCLLDDADLVTNVRKESHPIDAGQRARRGTEY, encoded by the coding sequence GTGACCGAATCCATCGACGATACCATGACCGACGAGAACACCGACGAAACCGAGACGGACCGCGAAGCGAGACTCGAACGGACCCCCGGCGAGGGACGCACCCCCGAAGCGCGCGACATCGAACCGAGTGCGCCCGAGGAGTTCGGCCTCGTCCAGGTCTGGTGGGGCGACGGCAAGGGCAAGACCACCGCCGCGATGGGCATGGGCTTTCGCGCCGCGGGCCACGGCTACCGGGTCCACATGCTCCAGTTCATGAAGGGCGGCGCGTCGAGCGTCGAGGCCGTCCGCGGCGAGTACAACGCCATCGAGCACTTCCCCGGCTACTCCTACGAGAACACGGGCCACTACGGCTGGCACGGCTTTCTGGACGGGTCGGACGACGACGAGCACGCCGCGAAGGCGTCGGCCGGATTCGCCCGCGCCGAGGAATTGGTGGCGGCGGCCGACGAGGCCGACCTCGGCGAACCGCTCGCACCCGACGGCCCGCCCGAGGACGGCGTCCACATGCTCGTCCTCGACGAGATTCTCTACGCGGTCGACCGCGACCTGCTCGACCCCGACGACGTCCTCGACCTCGTCCACTCGAAGCCCGAGGGCCTCGAACTCGTACTCACCGGGAGCCACGAGCGCCCCGACTGCCTGCTCGACGACGCCGACCTCGTGACGAACGTCCGGAAGGAGAGCCACCCCATCGACGCCGGCCAGCGCGCCCGCAGGGGGACCGAGTACTGA
- a CDS encoding cobyrinic acid a,c-diamide synthase, translated as MKGLVVGGTASGVGKTVATLAVVRALEAAGRAVQPAKAGPDFIDPSHHAAIAGRPSRTLDPWLEGEDGLRRNYHRGNGDVCVVEGVMGLYDGEKSSTAMVAEALDLPVVLVVDASAGMESVAATALGFREYARHAGRDVDVAGIVAQRAHGGRHESGIREALPDDLTYFGRIPPTEGLEIPDRHLGLHTANESPVDSDTLDEVAAHLDADRLLDVARRPPRPDSSPDVGAGGRSENGESEWAQSKRGRPRRDVRVAVAEDEAFRFVYPAVRERLRERAEVVTFAPTAGDDLPDCDGVYLPGGYPELHADRLAESPALATLADRASDGLPVLGECGGLMALSESLTTGDGETHAMAGVLPAEVRMHDRYRALDHVELRARSGTLTAGAGGTLRGHEFHYSSADPATDARFAFDVERGTGVDGAHDGLTEYRTLGTYCHVHAASGAFDAFVDAL; from the coding sequence GTGAAGGGCCTCGTGGTCGGCGGGACGGCGTCGGGCGTCGGCAAGACCGTCGCGACGCTCGCGGTCGTCCGGGCGCTCGAAGCGGCGGGCCGCGCGGTCCAACCCGCGAAGGCCGGCCCGGACTTCATCGACCCGAGCCACCACGCAGCGATCGCGGGCCGGCCGTCGCGGACCCTCGACCCGTGGCTCGAAGGCGAGGACGGCCTCCGGCGCAACTACCACCGCGGGAACGGGGACGTCTGCGTGGTCGAAGGCGTGATGGGACTCTACGACGGCGAGAAGTCGAGCACCGCGATGGTCGCCGAAGCCCTCGACCTTCCGGTGGTGCTCGTCGTCGACGCGAGCGCCGGGATGGAGAGCGTGGCCGCGACCGCCCTGGGCTTCCGGGAGTACGCCCGCCACGCCGGCCGCGACGTCGATGTCGCGGGAATCGTCGCCCAGCGCGCCCACGGCGGCCGCCACGAGTCGGGCATCCGCGAGGCGCTCCCCGATGACCTGACGTACTTCGGCCGGATTCCCCCGACCGAGGGCCTCGAAATCCCCGACCGCCACCTCGGCCTCCACACGGCAAACGAGTCGCCGGTCGACTCCGATACCCTGGACGAGGTTGCGGCCCACCTCGACGCCGACCGACTCCTCGACGTCGCCCGCCGGCCCCCACGTCCGGACTCGAGTCCGGACGTGGGGGCCGGCGGGCGGTCGGAGAACGGAGAGTCCGAGTGGGCGCAGTCGAAGCGCGGGCGACCGCGACGCGACGTGCGAGTCGCGGTCGCCGAAGACGAGGCGTTCCGCTTCGTCTACCCCGCAGTCCGAGAGCGACTCCGAGAGCGCGCGGAGGTGGTGACGTTCGCGCCGACCGCGGGCGACGACCTGCCCGACTGCGACGGCGTCTACCTCCCCGGCGGCTACCCCGAACTCCACGCTGACCGCCTCGCGGAGTCGCCGGCGCTGGCGACGCTCGCCGACCGGGCGAGCGACGGTCTGCCCGTCCTCGGCGAGTGCGGCGGCCTGATGGCGCTCTCGGAGTCGCTGACGACCGGCGACGGCGAGACGCACGCGATGGCCGGCGTCCTCCCCGCCGAGGTGCGGATGCACGACCGCTACCGGGCGCTCGACCACGTCGAACTCCGGGCGCGCTCGGGGACGCTGACCGCCGGCGCGGGCGGGACGCTCCGGGGCCACGAGTTCCACTACTCCAGCGCCGACCCCGCGACCGACGCCCGGTTCGCGTTCGACGTCGAGCGCGGCACCGGCGTCGACGGAGCGCACGACGGACTGACCGAGTACCGGACGCTCGGCACCTACTGCCACGTCCACGCGGCGAGCGGCGCGTTCGACGCCTTCGTCGACGCGCTGTGA
- a CDS encoding nicotinate-nucleotide--dimethylbenzimidazole phosphoribosyltransferase, which yields MDGISAAGADPAAMAHTPSADLEIVAYGRPALAPVVPVSPTGCPTPAVVTRAVRELLDFETLAVDAGLAAPTGAPTVTVGDAPGGDVRDASPVPAADAVFERARDLGRALPDDELVVGETIPGGTTTALGVLTALGERATVSSSLPENPLALKREVVEQALAASDLAAGDAAGDPIRALRSAGDPVLAAVAGLAAGATDSGTRVTLAGGTQQAAAAALVRHAGVDAPLSLATTSFVADDETAAIRELAADLDLDVTVTDPEFGELAHPATDAYVAGEAKEGVGMGGALALADRTGVSAAAVRDRVVEVYDRLTDEEIASDRPEADP from the coding sequence ATCGACGGTATCAGCGCCGCGGGCGCCGACCCCGCCGCGATGGCCCACACGCCGAGCGCCGACCTCGAAATCGTGGCGTACGGCCGACCCGCCCTCGCGCCGGTCGTCCCCGTTAGCCCGACGGGGTGTCCGACGCCCGCCGTCGTGACCCGCGCGGTGCGAGAACTGCTCGACTTCGAGACGCTCGCGGTCGACGCCGGCCTCGCCGCCCCGACGGGCGCGCCCACGGTGACGGTCGGCGACGCCCCCGGCGGCGACGTCAGGGACGCCAGTCCCGTCCCGGCGGCCGACGCGGTCTTCGAGCGAGCGAGGGACCTCGGCCGCGCGCTCCCCGACGACGAACTCGTGGTCGGCGAGACGATTCCGGGCGGGACGACCACTGCGCTCGGGGTGCTGACAGCGCTCGGCGAGCGAGCGACGGTGTCGTCGTCGCTCCCCGAGAACCCGCTCGCCCTGAAGCGGGAGGTCGTCGAGCAAGCGCTCGCGGCGAGCGACCTCGCCGCGGGAGACGCCGCGGGCGACCCGATTCGGGCGCTGCGCTCGGCGGGCGACCCGGTGCTGGCCGCCGTCGCGGGACTCGCCGCCGGCGCGACCGATTCGGGAACCCGGGTGACGCTCGCCGGCGGGACCCAGCAGGCCGCGGCGGCGGCGCTGGTCCGCCACGCCGGCGTCGACGCGCCGCTCTCGCTGGCCACCACGTCGTTCGTCGCCGACGACGAGACGGCGGCGATACGCGAACTGGCGGCCGACCTCGACCTCGACGTGACCGTCACCGACCCCGAGTTCGGCGAGTTGGCCCACCCCGCGACCGACGCCTACGTGGCCGGCGAGGCCAAGGAGGGCGTCGGCATGGGCGGGGCGCTGGCGCTGGCCGACCGCACCGGCGTCTCGGCGGCGGCGGTGCGCGACCGGGTGGTCGAGGTGTACGACCGCCTCACGGACGAAGAAATCGCGAGCGACCGACCGGAGGCCGACCCGTGA